A single region of the Thermoleophilum album genome encodes:
- the nadD gene encoding nicotinate-nucleotide adenylyltransferase: MRVGLLGGTFNPPHLGHLVLAQEAAARFDLERVLWIPAARPPHREVEDDPGADVRAELCELAIGDDPRFAVSRLELEREGPSYTVDTVTELREREPDLEPVLILGGDQAASLPRWHEPERLLELAEVVVVDRTGWSRDAVAISIARLRGVERVRYFEMPRVEISSSLVRLRIRRGQPIRYLVPDAVHERIFASGLYGAGRQEVAASR, from the coding sequence GTGAGGGTCGGTCTTCTCGGAGGCACCTTCAACCCACCGCACCTCGGGCACCTGGTGCTCGCGCAGGAGGCGGCTGCGCGTTTCGACCTCGAGCGCGTGCTGTGGATACCGGCGGCGCGACCACCGCACCGTGAGGTTGAAGACGACCCCGGTGCCGACGTCCGCGCCGAGCTCTGCGAGCTCGCGATCGGCGACGATCCGCGCTTCGCTGTCTCGCGGCTTGAGCTCGAACGCGAGGGGCCCTCGTACACGGTCGACACTGTCACCGAGCTGCGCGAGCGCGAGCCCGATCTAGAGCCGGTGCTGATTCTCGGCGGCGACCAGGCAGCGAGCTTGCCGCGTTGGCACGAGCCCGAGCGGCTGCTCGAGCTCGCCGAGGTGGTTGTCGTCGATCGCACCGGCTGGTCGCGTGACGCGGTCGCGATCTCGATCGCCCGCTTGCGCGGCGTCGAAAGAGTGCGCTACTTCGAGATGCCGCGGGTCGAGATTTCCTCGAGTCTCGTACGGCTGCGCATACGTCGTGGCCAGCCGATCCGCTACCTCGTTCCGGACGCGGTGCACGAGCGGATATTCGCGTCCGGGCTGTACGGCGCCGGCCGCCAGGAGGTGGCGGCGTCCCGGTGA
- a CDS encoding glutamate-5-semialdehyde dehydrogenase: MAIAAATVEELCRRAKAASRLLARLDRRVRDAALERIATTLAERVEEILEANADDVARGREAGLDDALIDRLSLSEERIAAIAAGVRAVAALPDPVGEVIEGRRLPNGLDLRRVRVPLGVVAVVYEARPNVTIDCAALCLKSGNAVVLRGSSSAERSNAILATIAAQAAAAEGVPADAIVLVPPGERGDDLRALATAKDTIDLIIPRGGEGLKRALEAVATVPVIYAAAGNCHVYVDAHADLDRARRIVINAKTQRPGVCNACETLLVHSAVAPRFVPAIVDDLLERGVELRVCARTQALAKDRATQLRPATEDDWRTEYLAPILAVRVVDTLDEAVEHIARYGSGHSEAIVTASTDAARAFCDRVDAACVYVNASTRFTDGYEFGLGAEIGNSTQKLHARGPIGLRELTTYKYIVEGTGHVRE, from the coding sequence ATGGCGATCGCGGCCGCAACCGTCGAGGAGCTGTGTCGTCGCGCGAAGGCGGCGTCACGGCTGCTCGCTCGGCTCGACCGTCGGGTGCGTGACGCTGCTCTTGAGCGCATCGCTACGACGCTCGCGGAGCGGGTTGAGGAAATCCTCGAGGCTAACGCCGACGACGTGGCGCGTGGCCGTGAGGCAGGGCTCGACGACGCACTGATCGATCGCTTGTCACTAAGCGAGGAGCGGATCGCGGCGATCGCGGCCGGTGTGCGGGCGGTGGCGGCGCTCCCCGATCCCGTCGGCGAGGTGATCGAGGGGCGCCGTCTGCCCAACGGTCTCGACCTGCGCCGCGTGCGCGTACCGCTCGGCGTTGTCGCTGTGGTCTACGAGGCGCGACCGAACGTGACCATCGATTGCGCCGCGCTCTGTCTCAAGTCGGGCAACGCCGTCGTGCTGCGTGGTTCGTCGAGCGCAGAGCGGTCGAACGCGATTCTGGCCACGATCGCCGCCCAGGCGGCCGCCGCCGAGGGTGTGCCGGCCGACGCGATCGTGCTCGTACCGCCGGGAGAGCGCGGCGACGACCTGCGCGCTCTCGCCACTGCCAAGGACACGATCGACCTGATCATCCCCCGCGGCGGGGAGGGTCTCAAGCGAGCGCTCGAGGCGGTCGCGACCGTGCCCGTGATCTACGCCGCTGCTGGCAACTGCCACGTCTACGTAGACGCTCACGCCGACCTCGACCGCGCTCGCAGGATCGTCATCAACGCCAAAACCCAGCGCCCAGGTGTTTGCAACGCTTGCGAGACTCTGCTCGTGCACAGTGCTGTCGCGCCACGTTTCGTACCCGCGATCGTCGACGATCTGCTCGAACGCGGCGTCGAACTGCGCGTCTGTGCGCGCACGCAGGCGCTCGCCAAGGATCGAGCGACGCAGCTGCGCCCGGCGACCGAGGACGACTGGCGCACGGAGTACCTGGCGCCGATCCTCGCGGTCCGTGTCGTCGACACGCTCGACGAAGCGGTGGAGCACATCGCTCGCTACGGCTCGGGCCACTCAGAGGCGATCGTCACTGCCTCGACCGACGCGGCACGCGCGTTCTGCGATCGCGTCGACGCTGCCTGCGTGTACGTCAACGCCTCGACGCGCTTCACCGACGGTTACGAGTTCGGTCTGGGAGCCGAGATCGGCAACTCGACGCAAAAGCTGCACGCGCGCGGTCCGATCGGTTTGCGCGAGCTGACGACCTACAAGTACATCGTCGAGGGCACGGGTCACGTGCGCGAGTGA
- the proB gene encoding glutamate 5-kinase, with the protein MRPIVVKLGSALVADEQGVVRSDVLERVAATVAERARRGERFVIVSSGAIACGLRELGIAVRPTQMEELQAASAVGQGTVYRAWHDLLNSHGVRSAQVLLTFYDMAQRTHYVNARHTLATLLRWGVVPVVNENDTTTTDEISFGDNDFLAAQVAILVEARLLLLLTDTDGLYTADPRRDASARLVSEVRDPRELANYTIGESGSAVGSGGMRSKVAAAEMVTGAGIACVVASGLDPRALATVLAGGRAGTLFHPRRGREPSFKLWLRHAKPARGAVVVDAGAVRALVERGSSLLPVGILAVEGEFEPGDAVEIRHDGRLVGKGIVNYSADELRRVMGLTSDRVRELLPHASEEAVHRNYLALA; encoded by the coding sequence GTGCGCCCGATCGTCGTAAAGCTCGGCTCTGCGCTCGTGGCCGACGAGCAGGGGGTCGTGCGCAGCGACGTCCTCGAGCGTGTCGCCGCAACGGTCGCCGAGCGCGCTCGTCGCGGCGAGCGCTTCGTGATCGTCAGCTCCGGGGCGATCGCCTGCGGCCTGCGTGAGCTCGGTATCGCTGTGCGTCCAACACAGATGGAGGAGCTACAAGCCGCGTCGGCGGTGGGGCAGGGGACCGTGTACCGAGCCTGGCACGACTTGCTCAACAGCCACGGTGTGCGCTCCGCGCAGGTCCTCCTCACCTTCTACGACATGGCGCAGCGCACCCACTACGTCAACGCGCGGCACACCCTCGCAACGCTGCTGCGCTGGGGTGTGGTGCCGGTCGTCAACGAGAACGACACCACCACGACCGACGAGATCTCGTTCGGCGACAACGACTTTCTGGCCGCGCAAGTGGCGATCCTGGTGGAAGCGCGGCTGCTGCTGCTGCTCACCGACACCGACGGTCTTTACACCGCCGATCCCAGGCGTGACGCGAGCGCTCGTCTGGTCAGCGAGGTACGCGATCCACGCGAGCTCGCCAACTACACGATCGGCGAGAGCGGCAGCGCTGTCGGCTCGGGCGGCATGCGGTCGAAGGTAGCCGCCGCCGAGATGGTCACCGGGGCGGGCATCGCCTGCGTCGTCGCCTCGGGGCTCGACCCGAGAGCGCTCGCCACCGTCCTCGCCGGAGGTCGCGCGGGCACGCTGTTCCACCCTCGGCGTGGCCGCGAGCCGAGCTTCAAACTCTGGTTGCGCCACGCCAAGCCGGCGCGCGGTGCGGTTGTCGTCGACGCCGGTGCGGTACGGGCGCTGGTCGAGCGTGGCAGCAGCTTGCTGCCGGTGGGGATCCTCGCCGTGGAGGGGGAGTTCGAACCGGGCGACGCTGTCGAGATCCGCCACGACGGCCGCCTGGTAGGGAAGGGAATCGTCAACTACAGCGCCGACGAGCTGCGTCGGGTGATGGGCCTGACAAGCGACCGCGTACGCGAGCTGTTGCCGCACGCGAGCGAAGAAGCCGTGCACCGCAACTACCTCGCGCTCGCTTGA